The Oncorhynchus mykiss isolate Arlee chromosome 10, USDA_OmykA_1.1, whole genome shotgun sequence nucleotide sequence TTCTTGCGCTTTttaatacattatattacatgtTAAACAGCAAAAGGTttattaaataataaaataactcTTTCTCTCATCAAGCGCTTCTGTGTTTGATGTTAGAACATAGCAAGAGACCAACCAGTTCCCCGATTGTTGCATTCCAAAGTCTTATCTGGCTGGTTTACACTCCCCTGCCtgatgttctttctctctctaacacacacacacacacacgcacacacacacacacgcacgcacgcacacacacactcacacacacatgctcacacacacgcacgcacgcacacacgcacacacacacacacacacacacgcacgcacgcacgcacgcacacacgcacgctcacacacacacacacacacgctcacacacacacatacacacacacgcgcacacacacacactcacgcacgctcacgcgtgcacacgcacacacacgctcacacacacacacacagcgagagagactaTGCTTATGTAATGTGatcatgcgccgaatacaagaagTCTAGacttaacagtgaaatgcttacttacgagcccttaaccaaaaaataaattaaaaaagttATAAAATAAATAGTAACACAGTAAAATGacactataaaataatatacaagaggtaccagtacagagtctgtGTACTGGGGTACAAGGTAGTTGGACGACACTCCCTCTAGACAGACGACACGCCCTCTAGACAGACGACACGCCCTCTAGACATACGACACGCCCTCTAGACAGACGACACGCCCTCTAGACAGACGACACGCCCTCTAGACAGACGACACGCTCTCTAGACAGACGACACGCCCTCTAGACAGACGACACGCCCTCTAGACAGACGACACGCCCTCTAGACAGACGACACgccctctatcaaatcaaaactggatCAAAACTGGATCAACTGAAAACTGGATCAAAACTTTTATTCAAaacaaaggttgtaaaagtaCAAAGTTTAtagaataaatatatataatacataattTGGTGTTTCTGTGACAAACGGTGAATTAGTTATTGATATTTAAAATGTTTGGCGAATGTCTGGAAGTGTTAATATAGAACCAACATTACCGCGAACTACAGTGTTTACATTTTtgcttaatttaaaaaaaaatctgtaggcAATAACGTGCTTTTCTTTTTCAACATCAGACCTGCTTCATTCTCACTTAAAATGTTTTCTGTTTAACGTTGACTCCAGCGTGAACTGTTCTTGCAATTTGTGGTCTGACAATTCAGATTGTCATATGATAATTTATCCAAAAAAAGGTTTGGATTTAGTTAACTacttttcaaagtaactttagttaaaggggcaatcagcagttaccacatccattttttaaatgttttatattaatgatgtgtacccattgattcttgaaaaataCTGTATAACTTTATtagcctcatgagcttagtttaactgttgcatcagaaccccaaatataagttttttttttttactacaatgTCTGTAAACAAACTACATGTAAGAAAccctatatagcctcaaaacatgattAAAACTGTAATTCTGATATGATGGTAAATCATTTCTTGTCTATGAATTTGACTGGTTACATTTCTGTTTGAATCCTTGATTATGCCTATCCTGGGGAAATAAATTGGTCATTTTTCTCCCCATTTTTCATTGATAGATCATTATGGGTATTCTACTTTATTCTCTTCAGATAAACAAACAATATTTTTCACAGTTCGTTCAGCAAACCTCATCAATGACTCACCTCCACCTGCTGAAGGTGCTTAACGCTTGTTGTTTCCTATAGTGATCCTCGGGACATCTAAAGACGAAGGTGATGGCCGAGTCAAGAATGACAGAGTCACCGCACCTTAGGATTGTCCTGTTAGGCAAGACAGGCGTTGGGAAGAGTGCATCAGGGAACAGCATCCTGGGAAGAAAAGCGTTTCTGTCCAAACGGAGTTTAGTCTCTGTGACAAAAGATTGTGCAGAAGAAATGTGCGTAATTAATGGTCGTAATATCTCTGTGGTGGACACTGTGGGTATTTTCAGCACTAACAGCTCTGATGGACTGATTGAGGCAGAGTGCAAGCGGGCCATGGAAtctcctgtcccctgtgtttTCCTTGTGGTAATTAAAGTGGACAGGTTCACAAAGGAAGAGCAAGAAGCCGTGGAGAGAATTGAAGACATAGTTGGTAAAGATGGAATGGAAAGAAGCTGTATCCTTTTGACACATGGAGACATGGCAGATGGGCTGACAGTGGATGAAATGATTCAAGAAGAAGGAGCTGAAGACTTCCGTGAAGCAGTGATGAAATTTCAGGGGAGGTGCTATCTGTTCAACAATAAGATTGAGAGTCGTGATCAGGTTGACAATCTTCTGACCAAACTAGAATCACTCCAAAAGACTGGTAAGTACTGTAACATGTTGTTGCTGTAGAAACAGTTGTCAAATACAAGCAGGTTAATGTATGTATTCCATTTGAAAAGGACATTTGGGGAAATGTCTTGTTGTTATTGAGACAATTGTCAGTATCAGTCGTTCTATTAActcaactttaaaaaaaaaagtgttttacaaATTTGCTTTCCTTCATCAGCTTCCATCATGAATTCAGAAAACACCACGGAGAGCTCAGCTGAGAGAAGAATTGTGTTACTGGGCAGAAGTGGAGTTGGGAAGAGTGCATCAGGAAACACCATTTTGGGTCTGAGAGGATCAGAGCAGTTCAGGTCTGACTGTAGCTTTAACTCAGTAACAGAAAAAAGCGAGGCCAAATCAGCAGTAGTGGCAGGAAGGGAAGTCAAGGTGATAGACACACCTGGCCTCTCCAAGGGGAAACACACTCCTCAGCATGTGTTTAATGAGATGATGAAGAGTTGCCTGCTCGCTGAAGAGGGGCTGCACGCTTTTGTCTTAGTGATTGAGCTGGGCAGGTTTGAAAAGAATGATAATGAGATCATTTACTTACTCAAAAAGGCATTTGGTAAGAAGGCCTTAAAATATGCAGTGGTTCTTTTCACACATGGTGATAGACTCAGCAGCCAAAACATTGAACAAAATATACAGGCAAACCAGGATCTTAAAAATCTTGTGGAAATGTGTGGTGGCAGATACTGTatcttcaacaacacatccatgAACAACAAACGGCAGGTTAGGGAGTTGTTTACGAAGGTAGATGAGATGGTACAAGTCAATGGTGGTACAGCCTATGTCGGTGAGATTGTCGGCATAGCGCGCACTATCATGCGAGAACTAAGAGATTACAGCGATAGGCTGAGTACTGCCTGGAGACGCTTTTACAACTGGGTGGTCGCCATCTATGGAGCAATGTGTGAATCTTTTACACGTTTTTTGGAAAACGTCATCATCCTTCCCAGAACATTTCCCCACAAACCTGCCCACAATTACAGCAATCTTTCACAAATGTGCTAATTCACAGGTCATTTTAATCATCTGGAAATATTTACAGACAATTGAGGATACATTTTAAAGGTTATTTTCGAGGTACCCATGTTGCTCTAGATACTTGTTAGTGGATAGAACATaatatggggtggcagggtagcctagtggttagagagttggactagtaaccgcaaggttgcaagttcaaatcccagagctgacaaaatacaaatctgtcattctgcccctgaacaggcagttaacccactaggctgtcattgtaaataagaatttgttcttaactgacttgcctagttaaaggtaaaaaaaaatatataggtcaTATAAGAATTGTACAAATTTTGCTGCAGGACTAGACTACCAGGGCAGTTGTAATCGGAGatactcacctcaatatttactcaatactcacctcaatattcaCCTCAATATTTACTCAATACTCACGCTTTTGTCTTAGTGATTGAGCTGGGCAGGTTTGAAAAGAATGATGATGAGATCATTTACTTACTCAAAAAGGCATTTGGTAAGAAGGCCTTAAAATATGCAGTGGTTCTTTTCACACATGGTGATAGACTCAGCAGCCAAAACATTGAACAAAATGTCAATATttactcaatactcacctcaatactcacctcaatattcacctcaatattcacctcaatactcacctcaatattcacctcaatactcacctcaatactcacctcaatactcacctcaatactcacctcaatactcacctcgatattcacctcaatactcacctcaatactcacctcaatactcacctcaatatttaCTCAATACTCACCCCAATACTCACcccaatactcacctcaatattcacctcaatatttactcaatactcacctcaatactcacctcaatatttaCTCAATACTCACCCCAATACTCACcccaatactcacctcaatactcacctcaatactcacctcaatactcacctcaatatttactcaatactcaactcaatactcacctcaatattcacctcaatatttactcaatactcacctcaatactcacctcaatactcacctcaatatttactcaatactcacctcaatactcacctcaatactcacctcaatattcacttcaatattcacctcaatatttactcaatattcacctcaatactcacctcaatactcaccccaatactcacctcaatattcacctcagtatttactcaatactcacctcaatattgACCTCAATATTCACCTCAATACTCCCCTCAATATtcacctcaatactcacctcaatattcacctcaatactcacctcaatactcacctcaatactcaACTCAACACTCACCTCAATATTTACTCAATATttactcaatactcacctcaatactcacctcaatattcacctcaatatttactcaatactcacctcaatattcacctcaatatttactcaatactcacctcaatactcacctcaatattcacctcaatatttactcaatactcacctcaatactca carries:
- the LOC118966674 gene encoding GTPase IMAP family member 8-like, whose translation is MAESRMTESPHLRIVLLGKTGVGKSASGNSILGRKAFLSKRSLVSVTKDCAEEMCVINGRNISVVDTVGIFSTNSSDGLIEAECKRAMESPVPCVFLVVIKVDRFTKEEQEAVERIEDIVGKDGMERSCILLTHGDMADGLTVDEMIQEEGAEDFREAVMKFQGRCYLFNNKIESRDQVDNLLTKLESLQKTASIMNSENTTESSAERRIVLLGRSGVGKSASGNTILGLRGSEQFRSDCSFNSVTEKSEAKSAVVAGREVKVIDTPGLSKGKHTPQHVFNEMMKSCLLAEEGLHAFVLVIELGRFEKNDNEIIYLLKKAFGKKALKYAVVLFTHGDRLSSQNIEQNIQANQDLKNLVEMCGGRYCIFNNTSMNNKRQVRELFTKVDEMVQVNGGTAYVGEIVGIARTIMRELRDYSDRLSTAWRRFYNWVVAIYGAMCESFTRFLENVIILPRTFPHKPAHNYSNLSQMC